TGCCGCACGGTGGTGCCGCATGATCGACGCCGACGGACTCCGTACCCGTACACGCGCGTTGCTCGCGGCGCACCCGCCCGCCACCACGGACCGCGCCGACTTCCTCAAGGCCCGCTTCGACGCCGGACTCGCCTGGGTGCACTACCCCGAGGGCCTCGGCGGCCTCGGCGCGCCCCGCTCCCTCCAGGCCGTCGTGGACGCCGAACTGGAGGCCGCAGGCGCACCCGACAACGACCCCCGCCGCATCGGCATCGGCCTCGGCATGGCCGCGCCGACCGTTCTAGGCTTCGGCACCGAGGAGCAGAAGCAGCGCTTCCTGCGCCCGCTGTGGACCGGTGACGAGGTGTGGTGCCAGCTCTTCAGCGAGCCGGGCGCGGGTTCCGACCTCGCGGCGCTCGGCACGCGCGCCGTCCGCGACGGGGAGAACGGCGACTGGGTGGTGAACGGCCAGAAGGTGTGGACGTCCAGCGCCCACACCGCGCGCTGGGCCATCCTCATCGCCCGCACCGATCCGGACCTGCCCAAGCACCGCGGCATCACGTACTTCGTGTGCGACATGACCGACCCCGGCGTCGAGGTGCGGCCGCTGCGCCAGATCACCGGCGAGGCGGAGTTCAACGAGGTGTTCCTCACCGACGTGCGCATTCCCGACGCGCACCGGCTCGGCGAGGTCGGCGACGGCTGGAAGGTCGCCCAGACCACCCTCATGAACGAGCGCGTCTCCATCGGCGGCATGCGCATCCCGCGCGAGGGCGGCATGATCGGCCCCGTCGCCAAGGCCTGGCGCGACCGCCCCGACCTGCGCACCCACGACCTCCACCAGCGCCTCATGAAGCTCTGGGTCGACGCGGAGGTCGCCAGGCTCACCGGCGAGCGGCTGCGCCAGCAGCTCGTCGCGGGGCAGCCGGGCCCCGAGGGCTCCGGCATGAAGCTGGGCTTCGCCCGCCTCAACCAGGAGATCAGCGGCCTGGAAGTGGAACTCCTCGGCGAGGAGGGGCTGTTGTACGACGACTGGACGATGCGCAGGCCCGAGCTCGTCGACTTCACGGGCCGCGACGCGGGCTATCGCTACCTGCGGTCCAAGGGCAACAGCATCGAGGGCGGGACCAGCGAGGTCCTGCTGAACATCGTCGCCGAGCGCGTCCTCGGCCTGCCCGCCGAGCCGCGCACCGACAAGGACGTAGCCTGGAAGGACCTCGCGCGATGAGCGACCTGCTGTACTCCGAAGAGGAAGAGGCGCTGCGCTCGGCCGTGCGGGGCCTGCTCGCCGACCGGTGCGACGCCGCCACCGTCCTCGCCCGCGCCGAGTCCCCGGCCGCCGACGGACCGCACGACCGCGAACTGTGGAAGGCGCTCACCGAAGGCATGGGTCTCGCCGGGCTCCTCGTCCCGGAGGAGCTGGGCGGTCAGGGCGCCACGCATCGCGAAGCGGCCGTCGTCCTGGAGGAGTTGGGCCGCGCGGTCGCGCCCGTGCCCTACCTCACCAGTGCCGTCGTCGCCACCGAGACGCTGCTCGCCTGTACGGGGAGCGAGGCCACCGAACTGCTCGCGGCGCTCGCCGCCGGGCGCACGGTGGCCGCGCTCGCGGTGGGTCTCGCGGCCGCCCCAGGGGCCGCCTTCCCGGGCGTACGTCACGTAGAGGGTGCCCTGCACGGCGAGTCGACCGGCATCGCGGACGCGGCCGGCGCCGACATCCTGCTCGTCCCCGCCGACGACGGCGCGCTCCACGCCGTCCACACGGCGCAGGACGGTGTCACCGTCACCCCGCGGACCTCCCTTGACCTCACCCGGCCCCTCGCCACCGTGACGTTCGAGGGCGCCGCGGCGCGCGAGCTCACCCGGGACGCCGCCCCGGCGGTACGGCGCGGCCTGCGGGCCGGTGCCGCGCTGCTCGCCTCGGAACAGCTCGGGGTCGCCGAGTGGTGCCTGACGGAGACCGTCGGGTACACGAAGGAGCGCAACCAGTTCAACCGGCCCGTGGGCTCATTCCAGGCGCTCAAGCACCGCCTCGCGGAGCTGTGGCTGGAGGTCGTGAACACCCGCGCCGCGGCGCGCAACGCCGCCGACGCGCTCGCCACGGAGAGCGCCGACGCGGACGTGGCGACCGCGCTCGCCCAGGCGTACGCCGCCCCCGTGGCGGTGCACGCCGCCGAGGAGGCGCTGCAACTGCACGGCGGCATCGGCATGACCTGGGAGCACCCCGTCCACCTGTACCTGAAGCGCGCCAAGGCGGACTCGATCGCCTACGGCACGGCGGGCCGGCACCGTGCGGCGCTGGCGGAGCTGGTTGATCTCAGGGCCCCCTGAGCCCCGACACGTCAGGGCCCCCGAGCCCCGACACCCCACCCCCGTATTTTTGATGCAGCCCGCACCTACCAGGTGCGGGCTGCGCGTTTTACGCCGTCATTACGTAGGGCATAATTGCGAGCCGTTCGCAACAACGGTTGATCTTCAGTAGGGGTGTGGAGCATGAGGGCCCGATCGATACGGGGCGCAGGCGCGACGGCGACGGCGGCCGCGATAGCGGTCGCCGCCTCCGCGTGCTCGGCGCCGGGCGACGGCGGCAGCGACGCGAAGGACTCCGCGGTCGTCGGCATCGCCTACGAACCCGAGACCCTCAGCCCGCTCCTCGGCTACGGCAAGGACGGCAACTCGAAGATCTTCGACGGCCTGCTCACGCACGACGCCGACATGAAGCTCAAGCCGGCCCTCGCGGCCGAGCTGCCCGAGGTCGCCGACGACGGCAAGACCTACACGTACAAGCTGCGCAAGGGCGTCAAGTTCAGCGACGGCAAGCCCTTCTCCGCCAAGGACGTCGTCTTCACGTACGAGACGATCCTCGACAAGAAGACGAACAACGCCTCCAAGACCGAGCTGGACGCCGTCAGGAGCGTCGAGGCCAAGGACGCCGACACCGTCGTCTTCCACCTCAAGTACCCCTACGCGCCGTTCGCCGAGCGCACCGTCCTGCCCATCGCCCCCGAGCACGTCGCGGGCAAGCAGGACGTGAACACCGGCACCTTCACCACCAAGCCGGTCGGCACAGGACCGTACAAGCTGGTCAAGTGGTCCAAGGGCGAGAAGCTGACCTTCAAGGCCAACCCCGACTACTGGGGCGGCGCGCCGAAGGTCAAGAACTTCACCATGGCGATCATCAAGGACGACGACATCCGCGCCACCCGGCTCGACGCCGGTGAGCTCGACGGCGCGATCCTGCCGCCCAACCTCGCCAAGAAGTACAAGAGCGACGACGCCAAGAACACCTACGCCGCCAAGACCTTCGACTACCGCGTGGTGACCCTGCCCACCGGCAACGAGGTCACGGGCGACACCGACATCCGCCGCGCCCTCGACACCGGCGTGAACCGCAAGGCCATGGTCGACTCGATCCTGTACGGCGAGGGCAAGGAGGCCTACGGGCCCGTCCCGACCGACAGCCCCTGGTTCACCAAGGGCACCGAGCGCAAGTTCGACGCCGACAAGGCGAAGAAGATCCTCGACGACGCCGGATGGAAGCCGGGCAAGGACGGCATCCGCGAGAAGGACGGCGTCCAGGCGAAGTTCCCGCTCTGGTACCTCTCCGGCGACAAGCTCCGCCAGGACCACGCCCTCGCCTACGCCTCCGACGCCAAGAAGATCGGCGTCAAGGTGGAGGTGCAGTCCGGCACGTGGGAGGTCATCGAGCCCCGCATGCCCAAGGACGCGGTCCTCGCCGGCGGCGGCTCCCCGGCGGACCCCGACTTCGACCAGTACACGCTCCTGAAGTCCTCCCTCGCCGGTGACGGCTTCAACAACATGGCGCACTACGACAACCCCAAGGTCGACAAGGCCCTGGAGGAAGCCCGCAAGAGCGGCGACCACGCCAAGCGCCAGGCCGCGTACGACACCATCCAGCGCGAGCTCGTGAAGAACCCCGGCTACACGTTCCTCACCCACATCGACCACCTCTACGTCGTCGACAAGAAGTTCGGCGACCTGACCACCCAGGTCGAGCCGCACGACCACGGACTGGCCTCCGGCCCCTGGTGGAACGTCGAGGACTGGCAGCCGAAGAAGTGACACCGGCACCGGCGATATCCAAGACCCCGAGGGAGGCGACGCGCCGTCGCCTCCCCTGGGGGCCGATGGCGCGCCTCGTGGGCCGGCGGGCCCTGTTCGCCGTCCCCGTGCTGCTGGTCGTCACCTTCGGGGTCTTCGCCGTCGCCGCCGCGTCGCCCTTCGACCCCGTCAAGGCGTACGCGGGCACGGCAGGGCTCACCGCCTCGCAGGAGAACCTCGACCAGCTGCGCGCCAACCTCGGCGTCGACCGGCCGCTGGCCGCTCGCTGGTGGGACTGGCTGACCTCGGCGCTCACCGGTGACTTCGGGGACTCCAGCACCCTCAGGCAGCCCGTCGCGGACGCCATCGGCGAACGCATCGGCTGGTCCGTGCTGCTCGCCGCGACCGCGTTCGTCGTCGCCATCCTGCTCGGCACCGCGCTCGGTGTGCTCGCCGCGCGCAGGCCCGGCGGCTGGCTCGACCGCGCCGTGACGTCCCTCGCGTACACCCTCGAAGCCGCCCCGCCCTTCTGGCTCGGCCTGCTCGCCGTCTGGCTGTTCGCGCTGAAACTGGGCGTCCTGCCCTCCGGCGGACTGACCGACACGGCCAGCTCGACCGTGACGGCCGGACAGGTCGCGAGCCACCTGGTGCTGCCCGCCGCCGTGCTCGCGATCTCGCAGCTGCCGTGGTTCGTCCTGTACGTGCGTCAGGGGGTCGGCGACGCCCTCGGCGACGACCCCGTGCGCGGGGCACGCGCGCGTGGCCTCGCCGAACGGACCGTGCTCCTCGGCCACGCGCTGCGCTCCGGCATGCTGCCCGTCCTCACGCTCATCGGCTCGCGCGTGCCCGAACTCATCACCGGAGCGCTCCTGGTGGAGACCGTCTTCAGCTGGCCCGGCATCGCCGCGGCCACCGTGCAGGCCGCGACCTCCGTGGACTTCCCGCTGCTGGCCGCGCTGACCGCGCTCGCCACCGTCGCGGTCCTCCTGGGCAACCTCGTGGCCGACCTCCTGTACGGCCTCGCCGATCCGAGGGTGGGATTCGATGGCTGAGACGACCGAGATGACCGGGACGGCTGAGAACGCCGACATCGTGTGGCGCGACCGGGGCGGTGCGCGCCGCTCCACGCGCGCGTGGCGGGTGCGCACCTCCGCGGTGCTCGTCGCCGCGGTCGTCCTCGCCGTCCTCCTCGTACCCCCGCTCGTCCACCTCGACGAGCAGGCCGTCGACCTCGCGTCGAAGCTGCGGCCGCCGTCGCTCGCGCACCCCTTCGGCACCGACGACGTGGGCCGCGACCTGCTGCTGCGCTGCGTGTACGGGCTTCGGGTCTCGCTCCTCGTCGGTGTCGTCGCGGCGGTCGTCGCCACCGTCATCGGCACGGCGGTGGGCGCGCTGGCCGCCGCCTCCGGAGGCTGGGTGGACCGCCTGGTCATGCGGCTCGTCGACGTCTTCGCGTCCGTGCCGCACCTGCTGCTCGGCATCTTCATCGTCGCGATGTTCCGGCCCGGCGTCTGGCCTGTCGTCGTGTCCGTGGCGCTCACGCACTGGCTGTCCACCGCCCGCATCGTGCGCGCCGAGGTCCTGTCGCTGCGCTCGCGGCCCTACGTCGACGCGGCGATCTCCGGCGGCGCCTCGCGGCTGCGCGTCGCCGTGCGGCACCTGCTGCCCGGCGTCCTGCCGCAGGCCGGACTCGCCGCCGTCCTGATGGTGCCGCACGCCATCTGGCACGAGTCCGCGCTGTCCTTCCTGGGCCTCGGCCTCCCTTCCCACCAGGCGAGCCTCGGCACGCTCGTGCAGAGCGCCCGCGGCTCGCTCCTCGCGGGCGACTGGTGGCCGACGCTGTTCCCCGGCCTGTTCATCATCGTGCCCACCCTGGCGATCGCGGGCCTCGCGGGCGCCTGGCGTGAACGGATCAACCCCCGGCGCCGATCGGAGCTCATGCTGTGACGGTCCCCGTCCTTTCCGTGAACGGACTCTCCGTACGCTTCCGCATGCGCGGCGGCACCCACGTCTCCGCCGTCACCGACGCCACCTTCGACCTCGCGGCGGGGGAGTGCCTCGCCCTGGTCGGCGAGAGCGGCTGCGGCAAGTCCGTGCTCGCCTCGGCGCTGCTCGGCCTGCTCCCGGAGAACGCGCGGACTGCCGGGTCCGCGCTGATCGCGGACCGGGACGGCGCGGCCCCCGTCGACCTGCTCACCGCCGACGAGCGCACGCTGGCCCGCACCGTGCGCGGGCGCCGCGTCGGCCTCGTACCGCAGAGCCCCGCCGCCCACCTGACGCCCGTGCGCACCGTCCGCTCCCAACTGGAGGAGACCCTCCGCGAACTCACGGGCGTACGGAAGCCGCAGCTCAGGTCAGCCGCCGAAGCGGCCGCCGAACGCGCCGCGTTCCCCCTGGGCCACCTCGACCGCTACCCGCACGAACTGTCCGGCGGCCTCGCCCAGCGCGCCGCCACCGCGCTCGCCCTCATCGGCGACGCGCCGCTCCTCCTCGCCGACGAGCCCACCACGGGCCTCGACCGCGACCTGGTCGACCGCACCGTCGACGAGCTGCGCCGGCACGTCGGGGACGACCGCGCGCTGCTCCTCATCACTCACGACCTCGCGGCCGCCGAGCGCATCGCCGACCGGGTCGCCGTGATGTACGCGAGCCGTATCGTCGAAGTCGCCGACGCGGACGCGTTCTTCGGCGCGCCCGGCCCCCGGCACCCGTACGCCCGCGGCCTGCTGAACGCCCTGCCGGAGCGCGCCTTCACCCCCGTCCCCGGCATGCCGCCCGAACTCTCCGCGCTTCCCGAGGGATGCGCCTTCGCGGCGCGCTGCGACCGGGCCGACGACGCGTGCGGCACGCTGCCCGCGCTCGGCGACGGCGCCGCCTGCCACCATCCCCACGCGGACGTGCTGGAGGCGCCCCGTGCTTGAACTGCGCTCCATCACCGCCGGCTACGACCGCCGCGCCCCCGTCGTCCGCGACGTGAGCCTCACCCTCGCGCCCGGCGAATCCGTCGGCCTCCTCGGCCCCAGCGGCTGCGGCAAGTCGACGCTCGCGCGGGTCGCCGCGCTCCTGCACCGCCCCGACGCCGGACAGGTCGTCATCGACGGCACGACCGCCCGCGGCTGGCGCCACCGCGCACCCCGCGAGCAGCGCACCGCCTTCGGTGTCGTCTTCCAGCAACCGCGACTCTCCGCCGACCCCCGCCTGACCCTCACCGCCCTGATCGCGGAACCCCTGCGCGCCGTCGGGCGCGGCGCCGAAGCGGCCACCGCGGTCCCCGAACTGGCCGCCCGTGTCGGCCTCGGCACGGACCTCCTGGGCCGCCGCCCGCACGAGGTCAGCGACGGCCAGCTCCAACGGGCCTGCCTGGCCCGTGCCCTGGTGCTCCGCCCCCGCTGGCTGATCTGCGACGAGATGACGGCGATGCTCGACGCGTCGACGACGGCGGCCCTCGTCCATGTCGTGGAGGAGTACCGCACCGAACACGACGCCGGCCTCCTCGCCGTCGGCCACGACCGCGTACTCCTGGAGCGCTGGTGCGACCGCACGGCGCACTGGGACGAACTGGCGGGCCGGACTCCTCGCTGAGGCCTCAGCCCCGCGGCACGACCCGCACGTCCGTGCCGCCCCGGCGGATCCGGCCCACCTCGTCCTGCGCGAGACCGTCGTCCACCACCAGCAGGTCGAAGTCCGTGAGCGGTGCCAGGGCGTAGAGGCCGTCGCGGGTGAACTTCGTGTGGTCGGCGAGCAGGACCCGGCGCGTGGCCGCCGCCATCATGGCGCGCTTGACCTGCACGGTCTCCGGTGACGTGTGGTAGCAGCGGCCGCGCGTCACCGCCGTCGTCGACATGAAGAGGACGTCCGCGC
The window above is part of the Streptomyces venezuelae genome. Proteins encoded here:
- a CDS encoding acyl-CoA dehydrogenase family protein; this encodes MIDADGLRTRTRALLAAHPPATTDRADFLKARFDAGLAWVHYPEGLGGLGAPRSLQAVVDAELEAAGAPDNDPRRIGIGLGMAAPTVLGFGTEEQKQRFLRPLWTGDEVWCQLFSEPGAGSDLAALGTRAVRDGENGDWVVNGQKVWTSSAHTARWAILIARTDPDLPKHRGITYFVCDMTDPGVEVRPLRQITGEAEFNEVFLTDVRIPDAHRLGEVGDGWKVAQTTLMNERVSIGGMRIPREGGMIGPVAKAWRDRPDLRTHDLHQRLMKLWVDAEVARLTGERLRQQLVAGQPGPEGSGMKLGFARLNQEISGLEVELLGEEGLLYDDWTMRRPELVDFTGRDAGYRYLRSKGNSIEGGTSEVLLNIVAERVLGLPAEPRTDKDVAWKDLAR
- a CDS encoding acyl-CoA dehydrogenase family protein; amino-acid sequence: MSDLLYSEEEEALRSAVRGLLADRCDAATVLARAESPAADGPHDRELWKALTEGMGLAGLLVPEELGGQGATHREAAVVLEELGRAVAPVPYLTSAVVATETLLACTGSEATELLAALAAGRTVAALAVGLAAAPGAAFPGVRHVEGALHGESTGIADAAGADILLVPADDGALHAVHTAQDGVTVTPRTSLDLTRPLATVTFEGAAARELTRDAAPAVRRGLRAGAALLASEQLGVAEWCLTETVGYTKERNQFNRPVGSFQALKHRLAELWLEVVNTRAAARNAADALATESADADVATALAQAYAAPVAVHAAEEALQLHGGIGMTWEHPVHLYLKRAKADSIAYGTAGRHRAALAELVDLRAP
- a CDS encoding ABC transporter substrate-binding protein; translated protein: MRARSIRGAGATATAAAIAVAASACSAPGDGGSDAKDSAVVGIAYEPETLSPLLGYGKDGNSKIFDGLLTHDADMKLKPALAAELPEVADDGKTYTYKLRKGVKFSDGKPFSAKDVVFTYETILDKKTNNASKTELDAVRSVEAKDADTVVFHLKYPYAPFAERTVLPIAPEHVAGKQDVNTGTFTTKPVGTGPYKLVKWSKGEKLTFKANPDYWGGAPKVKNFTMAIIKDDDIRATRLDAGELDGAILPPNLAKKYKSDDAKNTYAAKTFDYRVVTLPTGNEVTGDTDIRRALDTGVNRKAMVDSILYGEGKEAYGPVPTDSPWFTKGTERKFDADKAKKILDDAGWKPGKDGIREKDGVQAKFPLWYLSGDKLRQDHALAYASDAKKIGVKVEVQSGTWEVIEPRMPKDAVLAGGGSPADPDFDQYTLLKSSLAGDGFNNMAHYDNPKVDKALEEARKSGDHAKRQAAYDTIQRELVKNPGYTFLTHIDHLYVVDKKFGDLTTQVEPHDHGLASGPWWNVEDWQPKK
- a CDS encoding ABC transporter permease: MARLVGRRALFAVPVLLVVTFGVFAVAAASPFDPVKAYAGTAGLTASQENLDQLRANLGVDRPLAARWWDWLTSALTGDFGDSSTLRQPVADAIGERIGWSVLLAATAFVVAILLGTALGVLAARRPGGWLDRAVTSLAYTLEAAPPFWLGLLAVWLFALKLGVLPSGGLTDTASSTVTAGQVASHLVLPAAVLAISQLPWFVLYVRQGVGDALGDDPVRGARARGLAERTVLLGHALRSGMLPVLTLIGSRVPELITGALLVETVFSWPGIAAATVQAATSVDFPLLAALTALATVAVLLGNLVADLLYGLADPRVGFDG
- a CDS encoding ABC transporter permease, encoding MTGTAENADIVWRDRGGARRSTRAWRVRTSAVLVAAVVLAVLLVPPLVHLDEQAVDLASKLRPPSLAHPFGTDDVGRDLLLRCVYGLRVSLLVGVVAAVVATVIGTAVGALAAASGGWVDRLVMRLVDVFASVPHLLLGIFIVAMFRPGVWPVVVSVALTHWLSTARIVRAEVLSLRSRPYVDAAISGGASRLRVAVRHLLPGVLPQAGLAAVLMVPHAIWHESALSFLGLGLPSHQASLGTLVQSARGSLLAGDWWPTLFPGLFIIVPTLAIAGLAGAWRERINPRRRSELML
- a CDS encoding ABC transporter ATP-binding protein, which translates into the protein MRGGTHVSAVTDATFDLAAGECLALVGESGCGKSVLASALLGLLPENARTAGSALIADRDGAAPVDLLTADERTLARTVRGRRVGLVPQSPAAHLTPVRTVRSQLEETLRELTGVRKPQLRSAAEAAAERAAFPLGHLDRYPHELSGGLAQRAATALALIGDAPLLLADEPTTGLDRDLVDRTVDELRRHVGDDRALLLITHDLAAAERIADRVAVMYASRIVEVADADAFFGAPGPRHPYARGLLNALPERAFTPVPGMPPELSALPEGCAFAARCDRADDACGTLPALGDGAACHHPHADVLEAPRA
- a CDS encoding ABC transporter ATP-binding protein, giving the protein MLELRSITAGYDRRAPVVRDVSLTLAPGESVGLLGPSGCGKSTLARVAALLHRPDAGQVVIDGTTARGWRHRAPREQRTAFGVVFQQPRLSADPRLTLTALIAEPLRAVGRGAEAATAVPELAARVGLGTDLLGRRPHEVSDGQLQRACLARALVLRPRWLICDEMTAMLDASTTAALVHVVEEYRTEHDAGLLAVGHDRVLLERWCDRTAHWDELAGRTPR